From a single Marinobacter sp. THAF197a genomic region:
- a CDS encoding response regulator transcription factor — protein sequence MRVLLVEDTAGLGEAVRDQIADDGHAVDWVQTLRFAEASIRTTAYDLILLDLMLPDGHGFGFLRTIRATGITTPVIILTARDQVSDRIEGLNAGADDYLVKPFDLSELSARVAAVARRYRGNPSPIIQVGELMIDLGDHRISRNGLPVELTAREWALFEGFIQRPGMLLSRSQLEDRLYAFGAEIESNTIEVYVSRLRKKLGRDAIVTVRGMGYRLETHDH from the coding sequence ATGCGGGTTCTTTTGGTGGAGGATACGGCGGGATTGGGCGAGGCGGTCCGGGATCAGATTGCGGACGACGGCCACGCCGTGGACTGGGTGCAAACTCTGCGCTTTGCTGAGGCGAGTATCAGGACCACAGCCTACGACCTGATTCTGCTGGACCTGATGCTGCCCGACGGCCATGGCTTCGGCTTTTTGCGAACGATCCGGGCTACCGGAATAACAACACCGGTGATCATTCTGACCGCCAGGGATCAGGTGTCTGACCGGATTGAAGGATTGAATGCCGGTGCTGACGACTACCTGGTCAAACCCTTTGATCTTTCGGAGTTGTCGGCCCGCGTGGCCGCGGTGGCTCGCCGATATCGCGGCAATCCAAGCCCGATCATACAAGTGGGCGAGCTGATGATTGATCTTGGCGATCACCGCATCAGTCGCAACGGCCTGCCGGTAGAACTTACGGCACGGGAGTGGGCATTGTTTGAGGGCTTTATCCAGCGACCCGGAATGCTGTTATCGCGATCGCAACTGGAGGATCGTCTATACGCTTTCGGGGCCGAAATCGAAAGTAACACCATCGAAGTTTATGTCAGCCGTCTGCGTAAAAAGCTGGGGCGGGACGCTATCGTAACCGTCAGGGGAATGGGCTATCGCCTGGAAACACATGACCACTAG
- a CDS encoding LysR family transcriptional regulator: MLNLVWLKSFVAVLDHNGFQAAARQLDIAQPTLSQHLQKLENQLGVLLVHRGRSGCEPTRAALTLLPFARSLLRLEEQARSSIMEARLRVGASSNIGIYMLQPYIRRYKELGVGPEVDVVIDSNPTIARHLSDGELDVAIMEWWHDLPGFHAQAWRNEPVVLIVPPGHPLARRTDIDRDTLSNMALIGGEPGTGTGRLLATYFGEHGPFPTVSMQLGSTEAVKQAVKVGLGASLVLESSVREEVQNGSLVAIPVSEPGLSKELMVIYPSSLDKHRPVYSFVGHLCE; this comes from the coding sequence ATGCTGAATCTTGTCTGGCTGAAGAGTTTCGTGGCGGTGCTGGACCACAACGGGTTTCAGGCCGCAGCCCGCCAGTTGGACATCGCACAACCCACACTGTCCCAGCACCTTCAAAAACTCGAAAACCAACTTGGCGTTTTATTGGTCCACAGGGGGCGCTCTGGCTGTGAGCCAACCCGGGCTGCCTTAACCTTGTTGCCTTTTGCCCGAAGTCTGCTCCGGCTGGAGGAGCAGGCGAGATCTTCCATTATGGAGGCTCGACTTCGCGTTGGGGCGAGCTCCAATATTGGGATTTATATGCTCCAGCCCTACATCCGTCGTTACAAGGAGCTGGGCGTAGGGCCCGAGGTGGATGTGGTAATAGATTCCAATCCGACTATTGCACGGCATTTATCGGACGGTGAGCTGGACGTGGCGATTATGGAGTGGTGGCATGATCTACCCGGATTCCATGCTCAGGCGTGGCGTAACGAGCCCGTTGTTCTAATCGTTCCGCCTGGTCACCCGTTAGCCCGTCGAACCGATATCGACCGCGATACGCTGTCTAACATGGCTCTGATCGGCGGCGAACCCGGCACCGGCACTGGCCGGCTTTTGGCGACCTACTTCGGTGAGCATGGGCCATTTCCGACGGTATCTATGCAGCTGGGTAGCACCGAAGCCGTCAAGCAAGCGGTTAAGGTCGGACTTGGCGCATCGTTGGTGCTTGAAAGTTCTGTACGGGAGGAGGTCCAAAATGGAAGTCTGGTGGCTATTCCCGTGAGTGAGCCTGGCCTTAGCAAGGAGCTGATGGTGATTTATCCGAGCAGCCTGGACAAACACAGGCCAGTATACTCGTTTGTTGGGCATCTCTGTGAATAG
- a CDS encoding reverse transcriptase domain-containing protein → MTLEPILEPVFHVDSYGYRCGKSAHDALVITRKRCWERDWVLEYDIRGLFDHIDHELLLKALDHHCSESWVLLYVRRWLTAPMQTKDGKQERRNVGTPQGGPLSPVLANLFLHYALDRWLTVRHPDIPFCRYADDGILRCRSEREAQYLHSQLDMREVDPIAIHRDAQQTSILACVCPGCSDKSPSAPC, encoded by the coding sequence ATGACGCTGGAACCTATCCTGGAACCTGTCTTTCATGTGGACTCGTACGGGTATCGGTGCGGGAAATCCGCGCATGATGCGCTTGTGATCACGCGAAAGCGGTGCTGGGAAAGGGACTGGGTGCTGGAGTATGACATCCGTGGCTTGTTTGATCATATTGATCATGAGCTATTGCTCAAGGCTCTTGACCACCATTGCTCTGAATCCTGGGTGCTGCTGTATGTGAGGCGCTGGCTAACGGCACCGATGCAGACGAAAGATGGTAAGCAGGAACGACGGAACGTTGGCACACCACAAGGTGGCCCGTTATCGCCAGTTCTGGCAAACCTGTTTCTGCATTATGCATTGGATCGTTGGCTGACCGTTCGTCATCCGGATATCCCATTCTGCCGATATGCAGATGACGGAATACTGCGTTGTCGAAGTGAGCGTGAGGCTCAGTATCTGCATTCCCAGCTAGATATGCGTGAGGTGGACCCAATAGCTATTCACAGAGATGCCCAACAAACGAGTATACTGGCCTGTGTTTGTCCAGGCTGCTCGGATAAATCACCATCAGCTCCTTGCTAA
- a CDS encoding DUF411 domain-containing protein, protein MKTKKLALYTGIAAIVIGAGATTLALQADESAQPSASLTESEEAGQTITIYKSPNCGCCQSWAEHLATNGFDTRIVETDNLNEIKQQHGVPRDMASCHTALVDDLVIEGHVPANDILAYLEDPQFNTAGLSVPGMPHGTPGMETGRKDDYQVIAFNANGQQQVFREHKDY, encoded by the coding sequence ATGAAGACCAAGAAACTCGCCCTGTATACGGGTATAGCCGCTATCGTTATCGGCGCTGGCGCCACCACATTGGCCCTCCAGGCCGACGAATCCGCCCAGCCGTCGGCTTCTCTAACCGAGAGTGAAGAGGCAGGCCAAACCATCACCATCTACAAGAGCCCCAATTGCGGTTGCTGCCAGTCCTGGGCCGAGCACCTCGCGACCAATGGCTTTGACACCCGAATCGTTGAAACCGACAACCTTAATGAAATTAAACAGCAGCATGGCGTGCCACGCGATATGGCGTCCTGCCACACCGCACTGGTTGATGATCTGGTGATTGAGGGGCATGTGCCGGCCAATGACATCCTGGCCTACCTTGAGGATCCGCAATTCAACACGGCCGGCTTGTCTGTACCCGGAATGCCCCATGGCACCCCTGGCATGGAAACCGGCCGGAAGGACGATTACCAGGTCATTGCCTTTAACGCCAATGGCCAGCAACAGGTTTTCCGTGAGCACAAGGATTACTGA
- a CDS encoding ATP-binding protein, translating to MTTRTSLQKTLGIGLTLGVTLLWLLGVTASGLVAQHEMNEVFDSALEETAQRILPLAVTDILNRENGAGNQKAPALKDHDEYLTYLVRDEAGNILLQSHDADPGVFSRTPAEGFSDTLTHRLYGVSAVSYTIYLEVAEPLAHRRESALEAGLALLLPLLVLIPVSLLGVWWIVRLSLRKVVDFQQDIESRGAGDLSPVVEEQLPREFEPIAGAINRLLERLHRALESERSFTANSAHELRTPLATALAKVQRLKTRMPDDYLKNDVAEIEEALRSLSVLSGKLLELAKAEGGGALSQSQQDLVPILAMIARDFEAQAPGRVVLSLPEREVNSFLDPDAFAILVRNLIENALKHGSRSEPVKINLNDNGVLRVCNGGARVPPEQLALLRNRFARAKTDAAGSGLGLAIADAIAKGAGMTLHLRSPATGRQDGFEAELNLACI from the coding sequence ATGACCACTAGAACCAGCCTGCAAAAAACACTCGGTATCGGCCTGACACTCGGTGTCACCCTACTCTGGCTGTTGGGCGTGACCGCTTCGGGACTGGTGGCACAGCATGAAATGAACGAGGTCTTCGACAGTGCCCTGGAAGAAACCGCCCAGCGCATACTGCCACTGGCGGTCACCGACATCCTGAACCGTGAGAACGGCGCGGGCAATCAAAAGGCCCCAGCCCTGAAAGACCATGACGAATACCTGACCTATCTGGTACGGGACGAAGCTGGAAATATTCTGCTCCAGTCCCACGATGCCGACCCTGGCGTGTTTAGCAGGACCCCCGCGGAAGGGTTTTCAGATACTCTGACCCACCGGCTATATGGCGTATCTGCAGTCAGCTATACCATCTATCTTGAAGTGGCCGAACCCTTGGCGCACCGGCGTGAATCCGCTCTGGAGGCGGGATTAGCCTTACTGTTGCCTTTACTGGTGCTGATTCCGGTCAGCCTGTTGGGTGTCTGGTGGATTGTCCGGCTTTCCCTTCGTAAGGTGGTCGATTTTCAGCAAGACATTGAATCCCGCGGCGCGGGAGATCTGTCCCCTGTTGTAGAAGAGCAGTTACCCCGTGAATTTGAACCAATCGCCGGTGCCATCAACCGGCTGCTTGAGCGTTTGCATCGTGCTCTCGAATCAGAACGCAGCTTTACCGCCAACAGTGCCCATGAACTGCGAACTCCCCTGGCAACAGCGCTTGCCAAAGTGCAGCGACTGAAAACCAGAATGCCCGATGATTATCTCAAGAATGATGTTGCAGAAATTGAAGAAGCGTTACGCAGTCTCTCGGTGCTGTCCGGAAAACTGCTCGAGTTGGCAAAAGCAGAAGGTGGCGGTGCACTCTCACAAAGTCAGCAGGATCTTGTGCCCATCCTCGCGATGATTGCCCGGGATTTTGAGGCCCAGGCACCCGGGCGAGTTGTTTTATCCCTGCCGGAGCGCGAAGTGAACTCCTTTCTTGATCCCGATGCCTTCGCCATCCTGGTGCGTAACCTGATCGAGAATGCCCTTAAGCATGGTTCCCGTAGCGAGCCGGTGAAGATCAACCTGAACGATAATGGGGTTTTAAGGGTCTGCAATGGCGGTGCAAGAGTGCCACCGGAACAGCTCGCTCTTTTAAGAAACCGGTTTGCACGCGCCAAAACGGACGCTGCAGGTTCTGGCCTGGGCCTCGCGATTGCCGATGCGATTGCTAAAGGTGCCGGCATGACCCTGCATCTCAGATCGCCGGCAACAGGACGGCAGGATGGTTTTGAAGCGGAGCTGAATCTGGCATGTATCTGA
- a CDS encoding phosphonate dehydrogenase produces the protein MKPKVVITHKIHDSVLDELAQDCELVTNQSGATLPQEEVAARVADADAMMAFMPDRVGVEFLQGCPRLKVIGAALKGYDNFDVDACTRHGVWLTFVPDLLTVPTAELTVGLTISLTRQVKAADHFVRSGEFTGWTPRFYGQGIEGSRIGIVGMGAIGQAVAQRLNGWGADLIYSQPERLPVQHEQALGLSHTPLKMLLAQSDIVILALALNEQTLHTINRETLTGMKPGAFLINPCRGSVVDEGSVLQALQSGQLGGYAADVFEMEDWAREDRPREIAQGLRAHPNTLFTAHIGSAVSQVRLAIEQRAARNILQVLRGERPGDAINDPSGRESGPC, from the coding sequence ATGAAACCCAAGGTTGTGATAACCCATAAGATCCATGACAGTGTTCTGGATGAACTTGCCCAAGATTGCGAGCTGGTCACCAACCAATCCGGCGCCACGTTGCCCCAGGAGGAAGTGGCTGCGCGCGTTGCAGACGCTGATGCGATGATGGCGTTCATGCCAGACCGAGTTGGAGTGGAGTTCCTACAGGGGTGTCCGCGCTTGAAGGTGATTGGTGCAGCCCTGAAAGGCTATGACAACTTTGATGTGGATGCCTGCACGCGTCATGGGGTTTGGCTGACATTTGTACCGGATTTGCTAACCGTGCCTACTGCAGAGCTAACGGTCGGGCTGACGATCAGTCTCACCCGACAAGTCAAGGCGGCGGACCACTTCGTTCGATCCGGTGAATTTACTGGCTGGACACCACGCTTCTATGGGCAGGGGATCGAAGGCTCACGGATTGGTATTGTGGGTATGGGGGCCATCGGCCAAGCGGTGGCGCAGCGCCTGAACGGATGGGGAGCGGATTTAATCTATTCCCAGCCGGAACGTTTACCCGTGCAGCATGAGCAGGCACTGGGTTTGTCCCATACTCCCCTCAAGATGCTGCTGGCCCAGTCAGATATTGTGATCCTGGCACTGGCGCTCAATGAGCAAACCCTCCACACCATTAATCGCGAAACGCTAACAGGAATGAAACCGGGCGCATTCCTTATCAATCCCTGCCGTGGATCTGTGGTGGATGAGGGTAGTGTTCTGCAAGCGCTTCAATCCGGTCAGTTGGGGGGGTACGCCGCTGATGTGTTTGAGATGGAAGATTGGGCGAGAGAAGATCGTCCGAGGGAGATCGCCCAGGGGCTCAGGGCCCACCCCAACACGCTGTTTACTGCTCACATCGGATCGGCAGTCAGCCAGGTGCGTCTGGCTATCGAGCAACGCGCTGCTCGGAACATTCTGCAAGTGCTTCGGGGTGAGCGGCCGGGTGATGCGATCAATGATCCCAGTGGCCGCGAGAGCGGCCCATGCTGA
- a CDS encoding DUF6448 family protein: MKTKLRKTAVPAVAAAIFSLMFAGSAQAHCDALDGPVITEARAALESGNVKPLLKWVPAKDEAEIKRVFADVRQVRGQSETAKNIADQHLFSTLVEVHRASEGAPFTGIKPSGQIDPGLMAADAALENGQIDRLVANITRKIENGIRERYHEAQRARAMADQSSDKGRAFVADYVNYIHYIEGVHGAAGGQGH, encoded by the coding sequence ATGAAAACCAAATTACGCAAAACCGCTGTTCCCGCAGTGGCCGCAGCAATCTTCAGCCTGATGTTTGCCGGTAGCGCCCAAGCTCATTGTGATGCTCTGGACGGTCCCGTGATTACCGAAGCCCGTGCGGCACTGGAGTCAGGCAATGTTAAGCCCTTGCTCAAATGGGTGCCGGCAAAGGATGAGGCCGAAATCAAAAGGGTATTCGCCGATGTGCGCCAAGTCCGCGGGCAAAGCGAAACTGCGAAAAACATTGCCGATCAGCATCTGTTCTCGACGCTCGTTGAGGTTCATCGTGCCTCCGAAGGCGCACCCTTTACCGGCATCAAGCCTTCCGGACAGATTGATCCGGGTTTAATGGCGGCGGATGCGGCGTTGGAAAACGGGCAAATTGATCGCCTCGTGGCAAATATAACCCGCAAGATCGAGAACGGTATTCGTGAGCGTTATCATGAGGCTCAGCGTGCAAGGGCCATGGCTGATCAAAGCAGCGATAAGGGGCGTGCCTTTGTCGCTGACTACGTCAATTACATTCACTATATAGAGGGCGTGCATGGCGCTGCTGGAGGGCAGGGGCACTAA
- a CDS encoding c-type cytochrome, with product MNKWSFPLVLLVAPALVMAGGAPTDSGSVPAGVTEGRQIYEQYCAACHGWQGEGAADWNKPDEKGEMPPPPHDETGHTWRHSDAMLFRMIAEGWRHPFNKTDRLTMPAFEDTLTDQEIQSVINYLKTLWTEDQRRYQPNESQE from the coding sequence ATGAATAAGTGGTCTTTCCCGCTGGTCTTGCTCGTTGCCCCGGCCCTTGTGATGGCGGGGGGCGCGCCAACAGACAGTGGCAGCGTGCCGGCCGGAGTAACCGAGGGCCGCCAGATTTATGAGCAATACTGCGCCGCTTGCCACGGATGGCAGGGTGAAGGTGCGGCCGACTGGAACAAACCGGATGAGAAAGGCGAAATGCCGCCACCGCCTCACGATGAGACAGGCCACACCTGGCGCCACAGTGATGCCATGCTGTTCAGGATGATTGCCGAGGGATGGCGGCATCCCTTCAACAAAACAGACCGCCTGACCATGCCAGCATTTGAGGACACCCTCACCGACCAGGAAATTCAGTCGGTGATCAACTACCTGAAAACACTCTGGACCGAGGACCAGCGCCGCTATCAACCTAACGAAAGTCAGGAATAA
- the phnC gene encoding phosphonate ABC transporter ATP-binding protein, with protein MAPTQSTNVMLRVESMGVTYPGNVLALKPTNVHFHKGEFTVLLGLSGAGKSTLLRSLNHLVKPTTGKVVSGEFGELTNRRILRQHRSRTAMVFQHHQLIERYTALQNVLTGRLAYHGTWRSLLPLPRQDLELALQCLDRVGLADKALSRVDQLSGGQQQRVGIARALVQQPSMILADEPVASLDPATSEKVLGLLRDICQEDGITAVISLHQLEYAQRFADRIIGLSNAHIVFDDAPENLKSKHLDEIYHRSPSVVAAEGKPAIHKPKTTPITTDVLEIAQ; from the coding sequence GTGGCGCCAACTCAATCAACCAATGTGATGCTTCGAGTCGAGAGTATGGGCGTAACCTACCCGGGAAACGTCCTCGCGCTCAAACCCACCAACGTTCACTTTCACAAGGGCGAATTCACCGTGCTACTGGGACTTTCAGGCGCGGGTAAATCCACTCTGCTTCGTTCACTGAATCACCTGGTTAAGCCCACAACCGGGAAGGTTGTGTCTGGCGAGTTTGGTGAACTGACCAACCGTAGAATCCTGCGACAGCACCGCAGCCGCACCGCCATGGTGTTCCAGCATCACCAGCTGATCGAACGATACACCGCGTTACAGAATGTGCTGACAGGCAGACTTGCGTATCACGGTACTTGGCGAAGCCTGCTTCCCCTGCCCCGGCAGGACCTGGAGTTGGCTCTGCAATGCCTCGACCGCGTAGGTCTGGCTGACAAAGCGCTTTCCCGAGTAGATCAGTTGTCCGGCGGCCAGCAGCAGCGGGTTGGAATCGCCAGAGCATTGGTGCAGCAACCATCCATGATTCTTGCCGATGAGCCCGTTGCCAGCCTGGATCCGGCCACTTCTGAAAAGGTACTCGGCCTACTGCGCGATATTTGTCAGGAAGATGGAATCACCGCGGTTATTTCCTTGCACCAATTGGAATACGCCCAGCGTTTTGCAGACCGGATCATCGGCCTTTCGAACGCTCATATCGTTTTTGACGATGCTCCTGAAAACCTGAAATCGAAACACCTGGACGAGATTTACCACCGTTCACCCAGCGTGGTAGCTGCGGAAGGCAAACCAGCCATCCATAAACCTAAGACCACCCCGATAACGACAGACGTACTGGAGATAGCACAATGA
- a CDS encoding helix-turn-helix domain-containing protein: protein MYLTLTDIVLLTSIIQSLALAVFLLLPSNSGLISNRLLVATLVFFAAGLGEIFLYGSGLALQYPNFAYLGTLIGLLQAGSLYLYAQSLMYQNFQLRGKHLVHTLLFWVVGAIFLIEYYLQPSETKVQILLERDHPGVLTSPLLAVAIHAVFLGYLYATIRAINRFGLGIRQIFSSIENKQLAWLRTLLIGYAVAWTVSMMYCLTAHVFRSVPGTEWVAGAGAVTGFIFINFLMINSLRQPVVFSGLAADQAALLEEEPTPQFDQTLKVRLQQLMHQEKPHLHPNLTLEQLSRKLGAPSREVSRAINQGFGCNFFEFVSRYRIDEAKSRLADAANQANILQTMYDSGFNSKSVFNTAFKKETGFTPSEYRRRALQGDIRP from the coding sequence ATGTATCTGACACTCACCGACATTGTGCTGCTGACGAGCATCATTCAATCGCTGGCTCTTGCCGTTTTTCTCCTACTTCCATCCAACAGTGGGCTCATATCTAACCGACTCCTGGTTGCCACTCTGGTGTTCTTCGCCGCCGGGCTGGGAGAGATCTTCCTCTATGGCAGCGGGCTTGCGCTCCAGTACCCAAACTTCGCCTACCTCGGAACACTCATCGGACTTCTACAAGCCGGCTCGCTCTATCTATATGCGCAATCGCTGATGTATCAGAATTTCCAGTTACGCGGGAAGCATCTCGTGCACACGTTGCTCTTCTGGGTGGTCGGCGCAATTTTTCTGATTGAATATTATTTACAGCCAAGCGAGACCAAAGTTCAGATTCTGCTTGAACGGGACCACCCGGGCGTACTTACCTCTCCCCTTCTTGCAGTCGCTATTCACGCGGTCTTTCTGGGCTACCTGTACGCGACGATTCGTGCGATTAACCGTTTCGGCCTTGGTATTCGACAGATTTTCTCGAGTATTGAAAACAAACAACTTGCGTGGTTACGGACGCTTCTGATCGGCTATGCAGTGGCTTGGACCGTGAGCATGATGTACTGCCTTACAGCGCATGTGTTTAGAAGCGTGCCTGGAACCGAGTGGGTGGCCGGCGCTGGCGCTGTAACGGGCTTCATTTTCATCAATTTTCTGATGATAAACTCTCTTCGCCAACCCGTTGTTTTCTCTGGATTGGCAGCAGACCAGGCCGCCTTGCTGGAAGAAGAACCCACGCCGCAGTTTGATCAAACTTTAAAGGTCAGGCTCCAACAGTTAATGCACCAGGAAAAGCCCCACTTGCACCCCAACCTGACCCTGGAACAACTTTCACGGAAATTGGGCGCCCCTTCAAGAGAGGTTTCACGGGCCATTAACCAAGGCTTTGGCTGCAATTTCTTTGAGTTCGTCAGTCGCTATCGCATCGACGAGGCGAAATCGCGCCTGGCCGATGCAGCCAATCAGGCAAATATTCTGCAAACTATGTATGACTCTGGCTTCAACTCGAAGTCCGTATTCAACACTGCTTTCAAGAAAGAGACAGGATTTACCCCCAGTGAATATCGCCGACGAGCCCTGCAGGGCGATATCCGACCCTAG
- the phnD gene encoding phosphate/phosphite/phosphonate ABC transporter substrate-binding protein — translation MKTMIHSLLALIMMLGIHWSAHAADTDPDLLKVALLPDENASELIKRNQPLKDYLETTLGKEVELIVTTDYSSMIEAMRFGRIDLAYFGPLSYVMAKSKSDIEPFAAMVVDGKPTYRSIIIANADSGVGSFADIKGKKMAYGDRASTSSHLIPKTVLLEKAELEAGKDYEAHFVGSHDAVAVNVANGNADAGGLSEVIFEHVMDRGLIDRSKVKVLGYSGDFPQYPWAMRSNLAPELKSNIQKAFLQIDDPEILDNLKAEGFAAITDEDYDVIRAMGGLLNLDFAKM, via the coding sequence ATGAAGACAATGATTCACTCTTTGCTGGCTCTGATAATGATGCTCGGCATCCATTGGTCAGCCCATGCCGCAGATACAGACCCTGATCTTTTGAAAGTTGCCTTGCTGCCGGATGAGAACGCGTCAGAACTGATCAAGCGAAACCAACCTTTGAAGGATTACCTGGAAACCACTCTTGGTAAGGAAGTAGAACTGATTGTTACCACCGATTACTCCTCCATGATCGAAGCCATGCGTTTTGGCCGAATTGACCTGGCTTACTTTGGTCCGTTGTCCTATGTGATGGCCAAGAGTAAGAGTGACATTGAACCCTTTGCCGCCATGGTGGTAGACGGGAAGCCGACTTATCGCTCCATCATTATTGCCAATGCGGACTCTGGCGTTGGCTCCTTCGCGGATATCAAAGGCAAGAAAATGGCCTACGGTGACCGCGCATCCACTTCCAGCCACCTGATCCCCAAGACCGTACTCCTTGAGAAGGCAGAGCTCGAAGCCGGAAAGGACTATGAGGCTCATTTCGTCGGTAGCCATGACGCTGTTGCGGTTAACGTCGCCAATGGCAATGCCGACGCCGGAGGGTTGTCCGAAGTTATCTTCGAGCATGTGATGGACCGCGGTTTGATTGATCGGAGCAAGGTCAAAGTGCTGGGCTACAGCGGTGACTTTCCTCAATACCCCTGGGCCATGCGTTCGAACCTGGCCCCTGAGCTGAAGAGCAACATTCAGAAAGCCTTTCTGCAGATCGATGACCCGGAGATTCTCGACAACCTGAAGGCTGAGGGATTCGCGGCAATTACCGACGAAGATTACGATGTCATCCGCGCTATGGGTGGCCTGCTCAATCTTGATTTCGCAAAAATGTGA
- the phnE gene encoding phosphonate ABC transporter, permease protein PhnE, with protein MNYTTTEPATLSPAPSASVLDEHAKGWRKKLGQSLLVLLIIFVASWYVGLLNFNTLANGVPAIGTLIGESLPPDFTNVASWVSPLIDTLAMSIAGTAIAVTLSVPLAFLAARNTSPHPVVFQVTRTLLNGLRSVPELIMGIIFVAAVGFGALPGVLALGLHSIGMVGKFFAEAIEHVDEAPVEAADAAGATRLQVLYHAVLPQALPQFADVSIYRWEYNFRASTVMGMVGAGGIGFELMGSLRIMQYQEVSAILIVILLMVTVVDSLSGRLRKKFK; from the coding sequence ATGAACTATACAACGACGGAACCGGCGACTCTGTCGCCGGCCCCGTCGGCCTCCGTGCTGGATGAGCACGCGAAAGGCTGGCGGAAAAAACTCGGACAGTCGCTGTTAGTGCTGCTCATCATTTTTGTCGCAAGTTGGTACGTAGGGCTGCTCAATTTCAATACACTTGCCAATGGCGTGCCAGCCATAGGCACACTCATTGGCGAATCTCTTCCACCTGACTTCACCAATGTGGCCAGCTGGGTGTCGCCGTTAATCGACACGCTTGCGATGAGCATTGCCGGTACTGCCATTGCAGTAACCTTGTCTGTGCCACTGGCATTCCTGGCTGCGCGCAACACCTCTCCACATCCGGTGGTGTTCCAAGTAACTCGAACCCTTTTAAACGGTTTGCGTTCAGTCCCGGAACTGATCATGGGCATCATCTTCGTGGCTGCTGTTGGTTTTGGGGCGTTGCCTGGCGTACTGGCGCTCGGTCTTCACTCCATTGGCATGGTTGGAAAGTTTTTTGCCGAAGCGATTGAGCATGTAGATGAGGCGCCAGTGGAAGCGGCCGATGCTGCCGGCGCTACTCGCTTGCAGGTGCTCTATCACGCCGTGCTGCCACAAGCACTTCCTCAATTCGCGGACGTGTCCATTTATCGCTGGGAATACAATTTCCGTGCCTCGACCGTAATGGGCATGGTGGGTGCCGGTGGTATTGGCTTCGAATTGATGGGCTCGCTGAGAATCATGCAGTATCAGGAAGTCAGCGCCATTCTCATTGTCATCTTGTTGATGGTCACCGTCGTGGACAGTCTCAGTGGCCGCCTTCGTAAGAAATTCAAATAA